The Lactobacillus sp. CBA3605 genome contains a region encoding:
- a CDS encoding YlbF family regulator, with the protein MAVNIYDTANQLEQELRDTKEFKELKAAYATMQTNASAFDLFKDFQEIQMQLSQKQMNGEDLTDDEVQKAHDLADKVSNVDEIKTLMGKERNLNQLMNDLNQVITKPVQELYQS; encoded by the coding sequence ATGGCCGTAAATATTTATGATACTGCAAACCAATTAGAACAAGAATTACGTGACACGAAAGAATTTAAGGAATTGAAGGCCGCTTATGCGACCATGCAAACAAATGCCAGTGCGTTTGATTTGTTTAAGGATTTCCAAGAAATTCAAATGCAATTGTCACAAAAACAAATGAATGGCGAAGACCTCACGGATGATGAAGTTCAAAAAGCCCATGACTTAGCTGATAAGGTCAGCAATGTTGATGAAATTAAAACATTAATGGGTAAGGAACGTAACTTGAACCAGTTAATGAATGACTTGAATCAAGTGATTACGAAACCCGTCCAAGAATTATATCAAAGCTAG
- a CDS encoding 3'-5' exoribonuclease YhaM family protein, whose translation MTKKLFDYQLDETVEGFFLLKDSEVRVTKTGKKFLAINFQDTSGEISGKFWDASDQDVTHFQAGRIVHLKGKRENYQGNPQIKIQQMRLTQPGEPQEVQQFVEHAPLDTATMEEQLNQYVFEITTPNWNRIVRHLLTQFHDAFFSYPAAKKNHHAFAGGLAYHTLSILRLAKAVADEYPHVNRSLLYAGAILHDMGKTIEMSGPVATTYTLAGNLVGHIVLIDEQIVEACQQLKIDEQAESVLILRHMILAHHGLLEYGSPVRPHVMEAEILHDLDELDASIQMMQTAIIHAKPGEYTERLFAMDGRNFYRPEHDASKDLPDKQD comes from the coding sequence ATGACAAAAAAACTATTTGATTATCAGCTCGATGAGACCGTTGAGGGATTCTTTTTGTTGAAGGATTCAGAAGTGCGGGTCACTAAGACGGGTAAAAAATTCTTGGCAATTAATTTTCAAGATACTTCTGGTGAAATTTCTGGGAAGTTTTGGGATGCAAGTGATCAAGATGTAACGCATTTTCAAGCTGGACGAATTGTACATTTAAAAGGGAAACGGGAAAATTATCAAGGTAATCCCCAAATTAAGATTCAACAAATGCGGTTAACCCAACCGGGAGAGCCCCAAGAAGTGCAGCAATTTGTTGAGCACGCCCCACTAGATACGGCCACGATGGAAGAGCAGTTGAATCAATATGTCTTTGAAATCACGACGCCGAATTGGAACCGAATTGTCCGGCATTTGCTAACGCAATTTCATGATGCCTTTTTCAGTTATCCAGCGGCTAAAAAGAATCATCATGCGTTTGCCGGGGGCTTGGCGTATCATACGTTATCCATTTTACGGTTAGCAAAAGCAGTCGCTGACGAATATCCGCATGTTAATCGCTCACTACTCTATGCCGGGGCAATCTTGCATGATATGGGGAAGACGATTGAAATGTCTGGACCAGTGGCAACAACTTACACGTTGGCGGGCAACTTAGTCGGACACATTGTTTTAATTGATGAACAAATTGTTGAAGCGTGCCAACAGTTAAAGATTGATGAGCAGGCTGAATCAGTCTTGATTTTGCGGCATATGATTCTTGCTCATCACGGGTTGTTGGAATATGGGTCACCGGTACGGCCACATGTGATGGAAGCCGAAATCTTACATGATTTAGATGAGTTGGATGCGTCGATTCAGATGATGCAAACGGCGATTATTCATGCGAAACCGGGTGAATATACGGAACGGCTCTTTGCAATGGACGGGCGGAACTTTTATCGCCCAGAACATGATGCCAGCAAGGATTTACCAGATAAACAAGACTAA
- the trmB gene encoding tRNA (guanosine(46)-N7)-methyltransferase TrmB, translating into MRVRNKPWAPELINAHPELITETPADFRGKWQSRFKTPQPLQIEVGSGKGQFIIEMAKRHPEINYVAIEIQTSVIALILKKLVAEPLPNLQLAHADGESVTTFFEPQEVDRLYLNFSDPWPKSRHAKRRLTYKTFLASYQEVLKAHGQIEFKTDNRGLFEFSLTSMNNFGLQFEQVWLDLHAAVTPEENVETEYEQKYSSKGPIYKIIATFPTK; encoded by the coding sequence ATGCGTGTACGAAATAAACCTTGGGCCCCGGAATTAATTAATGCCCATCCAGAACTAATCACTGAAACCCCCGCGGATTTTCGTGGTAAATGGCAAAGCCGTTTTAAGACCCCTCAGCCACTCCAGATTGAAGTTGGCAGTGGTAAGGGACAATTTATCATTGAGATGGCAAAACGTCACCCAGAGATTAATTATGTGGCGATTGAGATTCAAACATCAGTAATTGCACTGATTTTGAAAAAATTAGTCGCTGAACCGTTGCCAAACTTACAACTGGCTCATGCAGATGGTGAATCAGTGACGACTTTTTTTGAGCCACAGGAAGTTGATCGTCTTTATTTGAACTTTTCTGATCCATGGCCGAAGAGTCGACATGCAAAACGGCGCTTAACCTATAAGACTTTCTTGGCAAGCTATCAAGAAGTTTTAAAGGCACATGGGCAGATTGAATTTAAGACGGATAATCGCGGGTTATTTGAGTTTTCATTAACGAGTATGAATAACTTCGGGTTGCAGTTTGAACAGGTCTGGTTAGACTTGCATGCTGCAGTGACGCCTGAAGAAAATGTTGAAACTGAATATGAACAAAAATATAGTTCAAAAGGGCCGATTTATAAGATTATTGCGACCTTTCCAACTAAATAG
- a CDS encoding phosphotransferase family protein, whose translation MDFELDDGWAVYPIDGNTDKAFMGKKNQQRLFLKRNASPFLAALSMEEITPRLIWTKRISSGDTLTAQEWLNGQTLTKQQMQLPEVAHLLARVHNSKLLHRMLTKVGGQVVRPQDFIRQYLSDLPDDLRQHPLMADVLAGLKNQLPTLPVADYRVCHGDLNHKNWLLSDHRQLYLVDWDAARFADPASDISLLLCEYLPLAAWQPWLAEYGETMTPAMQQRVIWYAKVNLLLNIKDNYYRNQYHKMNHEIIFLEELMQQQLSFF comes from the coding sequence ATGGATTTCGAACTTGATGATGGTTGGGCGGTTTATCCGATTGATGGTAATACTGATAAAGCTTTTATGGGTAAGAAGAACCAACAACGATTATTCTTGAAACGGAACGCCTCGCCGTTTTTAGCGGCACTCTCAATGGAGGAAATAACGCCGCGCTTAATCTGGACGAAACGAATCTCAAGCGGTGATACTTTGACCGCGCAAGAATGGCTGAATGGTCAAACTTTAACGAAGCAACAAATGCAGCTGCCTGAAGTGGCGCATTTATTGGCACGTGTGCACAATTCCAAGTTGCTTCATCGAATGTTAACTAAAGTTGGTGGTCAGGTTGTCCGACCACAAGATTTTATTCGTCAATATCTTAGTGATTTACCAGATGACTTGCGGCAACATCCATTGATGGCCGACGTCTTAGCGGGGTTAAAGAACCAACTGCCTACTTTGCCAGTGGCTGATTATCGTGTGTGTCATGGTGATTTGAACCATAAAAACTGGTTATTATCGGACCATCGCCAATTATATTTAGTTGATTGGGATGCGGCACGGTTTGCGGACCCTGCTTCGGATATTAGTCTATTATTATGTGAATATTTGCCGTTAGCCGCTTGGCAACCTTGGTTAGCGGAGTACGGTGAGACGATGACACCAGCAATGCAGCAACGGGTCATTTGGTATGCTAAGGTGAATTTGTTATTGAATATTAAAGATAATTATTATCGTAATCAATATCACAAAATGAATCATGAAATTATTTTCTTAGAAGAATTGATGCAGCAACAATTGTCATTTTTCTAA
- a CDS encoding ABC transporter permease, whose translation MNKLYQSRLQRHLRQMLRYLRLVFNDHFVIALMFFVGGLGLAYSNWLKTVTPQMTWIVLLVGFLLWGGLSIGRVATLLEPADAVFLLPREQDLHGYLIHAWRYSWWLAQVVQVILVGLVVPILILVDQLSGWSLLALLGTQLLLKDGQLTGYVTALYRLTRLQQRWLWGLNWGLALIIIGLSLLVSPWLGLVLAAGLAGGQRWWHASIWPKTVIAWQADIKLEANRMLGIYRFFNLFTDVPMVQGTVKRRRYLDWLLRWLPQDQAHAFGYLLTRGMLRGTEFSGLVTRLTIIGAVLLYFSGHGWLAMGLDVIFIYLIGFQLLPFYKRYDNIVFTHIYPLQPTQRRANFQRLLAVILGTTGLIFLLAFWLSNASLGQVGFLTVINAVEIYLLVAWYTKLRLG comes from the coding sequence ATGAATAAGCTTTATCAAAGTCGATTGCAACGGCACCTACGTCAAATGTTACGGTATCTACGACTGGTTTTTAACGATCATTTTGTGATTGCGTTAATGTTTTTTGTGGGCGGTTTGGGCTTAGCCTATTCTAATTGGCTCAAAACGGTGACGCCACAGATGACGTGGATTGTGTTATTGGTGGGGTTCTTACTATGGGGTGGCTTATCAATCGGCCGGGTTGCCACGTTATTAGAACCCGCAGATGCGGTATTTTTGTTACCGCGTGAACAAGATTTACACGGCTATTTAATCCATGCATGGCGCTATAGTTGGTGGTTGGCACAAGTGGTCCAAGTCATACTAGTTGGCCTAGTCGTTCCCATCTTAATATTAGTGGATCAGTTATCAGGCTGGTCATTGTTGGCCCTATTAGGGACGCAACTCCTGTTGAAGGACGGGCAATTGACCGGTTATGTCACGGCACTGTATCGGCTAACGCGGTTACAACAACGATGGTTATGGGGCTTGAATTGGGGCTTGGCGCTAATTATTATTGGCCTTAGCTTATTGGTTAGTCCGTGGTTAGGGCTCGTTTTGGCGGCTGGGTTAGCTGGTGGTCAACGATGGTGGCATGCTAGCATCTGGCCCAAAACAGTGATTGCTTGGCAAGCGGATATTAAGTTAGAAGCGAACCGCATGCTAGGTATTTATCGCTTCTTTAATTTATTTACGGATGTGCCAATGGTACAAGGAACGGTCAAACGCCGCCGTTATTTAGATTGGTTACTACGCTGGTTACCGCAAGATCAAGCCCATGCCTTTGGCTATCTCTTAACACGAGGGATGCTGCGAGGAACGGAATTCAGCGGGCTAGTTACGCGACTAACCATAATTGGCGCGGTCTTGTTGTATTTTAGCGGTCATGGTTGGTTGGCAATGGGACTAGATGTTATCTTCATCTACTTAATTGGGTTCCAGTTGTTGCCGTTTTATAAACGTTACGATAATATTGTCTTTACCCACATTTATCCCTTGCAACCGACACAGCGGCGTGCTAACTTTCAACGACTGTTAGCGGTTATTTTGGGGACCACCGGCCTCATCTTTTTACTGGCTTTTTGGTTGAGTAACGCATCGTTAGGTCAAGTCGGATTTTTGACGGTTATTAATGCCGTTGAAATCTATCTCTTAGTTGCATGGTATACCAAGCTACGACTGGGATAG
- a CDS encoding peptidylprolyl isomerase PrsA, translated as MKKWLIALAGVLLTFTLAGCGSKTVASTSGGKITESQYYSSMKGTSSGKQVLQQMILNKVLEKDYGSKVSTKTVTKQYNTYKSQYGSSFSTVLTQNGLTAKTFKEQIRSNLLLKEAVKDKVTITDAALKKQWKSYEPKVTVQHILVAKSATADTVLSELKKDSSQANFTKLAKKYSTDSTSKSDGGKLAAFDNTNTSYSSKFLTAAFKLKNGAYTTSAVKTSNGYEIIRMIKNPGKGKMSDHTAELKKQILDNDMSDSTVLHNVVAKVLKAGNVKIKDSDLKNILSSYLSTSSSSSSSSN; from the coding sequence ATGAAAAAATGGCTTATTGCGCTCGCCGGTGTATTGTTGACCTTTACGCTTGCCGGTTGTGGCAGCAAGACAGTTGCGTCGACCTCTGGTGGTAAGATCACCGAAAGTCAATATTATAGTAGTATGAAGGGTACCTCTTCAGGTAAACAAGTCTTGCAACAAATGATTTTGAACAAAGTCCTCGAAAAGGACTACGGTTCAAAGGTTTCAACCAAGACAGTTACCAAGCAATACAACACTTATAAATCTCAATATGGGAGTTCATTCTCAACTGTATTGACACAAAATGGGTTGACTGCTAAGACCTTCAAGGAACAGATTCGTTCAAACTTGTTACTCAAAGAAGCCGTTAAAGATAAAGTGACGATTACGGACGCTGCTTTGAAGAAACAATGGAAGTCATACGAACCTAAAGTCACTGTTCAACATATCTTAGTTGCTAAGAGTGCAACTGCTGATACTGTTCTTAGTGAATTAAAGAAGGATTCTAGCCAAGCCAACTTTACGAAGTTAGCTAAGAAGTATTCAACTGATTCAACTTCTAAGAGCGACGGCGGTAAGTTAGCTGCTTTCGATAATACGAATACAAGCTATTCTTCTAAATTCCTAACTGCGGCCTTCAAGTTGAAGAACGGTGCATACACCACTTCTGCTGTTAAGACCAGCAATGGTTACGAAATCATCCGGATGATCAAGAACCCTGGTAAGGGTAAGATGTCTGATCACACCGCTGAATTGAAGAAACAAATCTTGGATAACGATATGAGTGACTCAACTGTCTTGCATAACGTTGTTGCCAAAGTGCTTAAAGCTGGGAATGTTAAGATTAAAGATAGTGATTTGAAGAACATCTTATCTTCATACCTCTCAACTTCATCTTCTTCATCTTCAAGCTCTAACTAA
- a CDS encoding AAA family ATPase — protein MQIKRIEIAGFGKFSQQTFDLSSGLQVFYGANETGKSTLRAFILGLLFGFPSRRYLLARYEPKTTSQYGGSLDLMVQGQLYRLTRLGDQPAELVKLSTMAPQPLSLLAHWLMPYDETSYKQLFTFNQAELTALKSLSATDLNQQLQQVGTLGSAPWRATAAALRTSADTLYKPRGRKPELNQRLKAYQGLTDQVQAARQRYPDYQQLQQQVQQLTAQQTQLNQHLSAANATQQTLANLRNQWPVYQQLQQLQAQSTATDPALSAATVHRYQQLSTTQTDLQHTLASARQQLSQQPVDRDSQGVLGFYIAHQAQFETLEAQLPQLQQALGRYRTLAGQATAAKADYQQQLSAHPELTASLSPQRQAALTALKTALLTSPSRQQQRQTTKSPQVKLDWRLYAVGGVVAVLGLPVFGLKWLLWCLILVGVGLLGWVGWHSAHQSASVVPNETALSAELTAAGLAPDLDPVAAQTQLALIDALQRAQATVTQAEQQLAAQTVTVGQALADYQFAAAWLPVNDQQLVDSVDRITAFYDQIHQMMQTQTMAGPDFAYTQRQVQQLTAQVRTVTAQLQQLATENQLADATALGTAIAAQADQVTRQTNLTQLAGQLTTTEQQALAQYETLSDLQAAVTTNRQQQTELQTQLAQQTETLVTVQTQLAQLTADGRYTELRQQQANQQTEMTVLARQWLTRQLGATWIEQALQQLTNQQLPTIMGQATTYFAQLTRQRYNEIKLVGDDLVVQATTGPAFAVAELSTATKEQLYLALRLALIVHLGDQATLPIMIDDGFVNFDEERRLLAWQLLATVATQHQILYFTNETAALTAMNATTVHKLT, from the coding sequence ATGCAAATTAAACGCATAGAAATTGCCGGTTTTGGCAAATTTAGCCAGCAGACTTTTGACCTGTCGAGTGGGTTACAAGTCTTTTATGGGGCTAATGAAACGGGAAAGTCCACGTTGCGGGCTTTTATTTTAGGCCTGTTATTTGGTTTTCCATCTCGGCGCTATTTGTTGGCCCGTTATGAACCAAAAACAACCAGCCAGTACGGTGGTTCGCTAGATTTAATGGTTCAAGGTCAACTTTATCGGCTCACGCGGTTAGGTGATCAGCCGGCTGAGCTAGTTAAGCTAAGCACGATGGCCCCACAACCGTTATCGCTATTGGCGCATTGGTTAATGCCCTATGATGAGACTAGCTATAAGCAATTATTTACCTTTAATCAGGCTGAATTAACGGCTTTAAAATCACTGAGTGCGACGGATTTAAATCAACAATTACAACAAGTCGGGACGCTGGGGAGTGCACCATGGCGTGCCACGGCGGCGGCTTTACGAACGAGTGCAGATACGCTATATAAACCGCGTGGTCGTAAGCCTGAGCTTAATCAGCGCCTAAAAGCCTATCAAGGGTTAACCGACCAAGTTCAAGCGGCCCGCCAGCGCTATCCTGATTATCAACAGTTACAGCAACAAGTCCAACAATTAACTGCGCAACAAACGCAATTAAATCAGCACTTGTCAGCCGCTAATGCGACCCAACAAACACTGGCTAATTTACGGAACCAGTGGCCAGTTTACCAGCAATTGCAACAGTTACAGGCACAATCAACAGCGACAGACCCCGCATTGTCAGCGGCTACAGTTCACCGTTATCAACAGCTAAGCACAACCCAAACCGATTTGCAGCATACGTTAGCGAGTGCCCGCCAGCAATTAAGCCAACAGCCTGTTGATCGGGACTCACAAGGGGTATTAGGATTTTACATTGCCCATCAAGCTCAATTTGAGACTTTGGAAGCGCAATTACCGCAATTGCAACAAGCACTAGGGCGTTATCGGACTTTGGCGGGGCAAGCGACGGCAGCTAAAGCAGATTATCAGCAACAATTATCAGCGCATCCGGAATTAACGGCGAGTTTGTCGCCACAGCGTCAAGCAGCGCTAACGGCTTTAAAAACGGCTTTACTAACCAGTCCGTCACGTCAACAGCAACGTCAAACCACTAAGTCACCCCAAGTTAAGCTAGATTGGCGGCTGTATGCGGTTGGTGGCGTTGTAGCTGTGCTCGGGTTACCTGTGTTTGGGCTCAAATGGCTCTTATGGTGTTTGATTTTAGTGGGCGTCGGTTTATTGGGATGGGTCGGCTGGCATTCAGCCCATCAGTCTGCAAGCGTGGTGCCCAATGAGACTGCCTTGAGTGCTGAATTAACGGCGGCGGGGTTAGCGCCAGACTTAGATCCGGTAGCAGCGCAGACTCAACTGGCATTAATTGATGCCTTGCAACGGGCCCAAGCGACGGTTACTCAAGCAGAACAACAATTAGCGGCTCAAACGGTGACAGTTGGACAGGCCTTAGCGGATTATCAGTTTGCAGCGGCTTGGTTACCTGTTAATGATCAGCAATTAGTGGACAGTGTTGACCGCATTACAGCGTTTTATGATCAAATTCATCAAATGATGCAGACGCAAACAATGGCCGGTCCAGATTTTGCTTATACACAACGACAGGTGCAACAGTTGACTGCCCAAGTACGGACAGTTACGGCACAATTACAGCAGTTGGCAACTGAAAATCAATTGGCGGATGCGACGGCATTGGGAACCGCGATTGCTGCTCAAGCGGACCAAGTGACACGTCAAACTAATTTAACACAATTAGCAGGGCAGCTAACCACTACGGAGCAACAGGCATTGGCACAGTATGAGACTTTATCGGATTTGCAGGCCGCAGTTACGACCAATCGGCAACAGCAAACTGAATTGCAGACGCAACTTGCACAACAAACCGAAACATTAGTAACCGTACAAACGCAATTAGCACAATTAACAGCGGATGGGCGCTATACTGAATTACGCCAACAACAAGCAAATCAGCAAACTGAAATGACGGTGTTAGCGCGTCAATGGCTTACCCGACAATTAGGAGCGACCTGGATAGAGCAAGCCTTACAGCAATTAACCAATCAGCAGTTGCCAACGATTATGGGCCAAGCCACGACCTATTTCGCGCAATTGACCCGACAGCGGTATAATGAAATCAAATTGGTTGGTGATGATTTGGTCGTCCAAGCGACGACTGGTCCAGCCTTTGCGGTCGCAGAGTTATCAACGGCGACCAAGGAGCAACTTTATTTAGCCTTACGATTAGCTCTGATTGTACACTTAGGTGATCAGGCCACTTTACCGATCATGATTGATGATGGTTTTGTGAACTTTGACGAGGAACGGCGCCTGTTGGCGTGGCAATTATTAGCAACCGTGGCGACCCAGCATCAAATCTTGTACTTTACGAATGAAACGGCAGCCTTAACGGCGATGAACGCAACAACTGTGCATAAATTAACCTAA
- a CDS encoding DNA repair exonuclease produces MKFLHAADLHLDTPFQGLTALPATLQQQIIAAPLRALQRLVDLALAQQVDFVLLVGDLFDQQAQSVQAQAALMTALEQLKAAEIPVVLSFGNHDFQPDLTVWRFPDNVHVLGAQVETVTLTTAQQERVAISGFSYAQRWITTPMAPAFPLKDQTVDYQIGMLHGQVGTAGDHYAPFNVTDLLAKHYDYWALGHIHQRQQLNAVPPIEYPGNIQGRQRHETGDKGCLIVTSQADHRLVPTFESLTDLSWADWTPTLSGELDRATLLAQLTDQLTALATNEQQLLTIQLPTSMQLTASANLALVQGALLTQLQTKLAATTIWPVALKLATLPTAPATFGVATATWEQAGQQVITAANIADLAGHLLDEPFLNQALLETLTPAQWQQRVMALLADQYQLTTTEADDAN; encoded by the coding sequence ATGAAATTTTTGCATGCAGCGGATTTACATTTAGATACCCCGTTCCAAGGGTTAACGGCCTTACCAGCCACACTACAACAGCAGATTATCGCGGCACCGCTACGGGCATTGCAACGATTAGTTGACTTGGCACTTGCACAACAAGTGGATTTTGTCTTATTAGTAGGTGACTTGTTCGATCAGCAAGCCCAAAGTGTGCAAGCTCAAGCGGCTTTAATGACGGCCTTAGAACAGTTAAAGGCAGCTGAAATACCGGTGGTACTCTCTTTTGGGAATCATGACTTTCAACCAGATTTGACGGTTTGGCGGTTTCCAGATAACGTGCACGTTTTAGGTGCCCAAGTGGAGACGGTCACGTTAACAACGGCCCAACAAGAACGGGTTGCTATCAGTGGCTTTAGTTATGCGCAGCGTTGGATTACGACCCCAATGGCACCGGCATTTCCACTTAAAGATCAAACCGTGGACTATCAAATTGGTATGTTACATGGTCAGGTTGGGACGGCTGGCGACCATTATGCGCCTTTTAATGTCACCGATTTATTAGCGAAGCACTATGATTATTGGGCGCTTGGGCACATTCATCAACGGCAACAGTTAAATGCCGTCCCACCAATTGAATATCCCGGCAATATTCAAGGCCGACAACGTCATGAAACAGGTGATAAAGGCTGTCTGATTGTAACGAGTCAAGCAGATCATCGGTTAGTGCCAACTTTTGAGTCATTAACAGATTTGAGCTGGGCTGATTGGACACCAACGTTAAGCGGCGAACTTGATCGAGCTACTTTGCTGGCGCAATTAACTGACCAACTCACAGCGTTAGCCACGAATGAGCAGCAATTATTGACGATTCAACTCCCAACGAGCATGCAACTGACCGCCAGTGCTAATCTAGCACTGGTACAGGGTGCCTTGTTGACGCAGTTACAAACAAAATTAGCGGCGACAACGATTTGGCCGGTGGCGCTCAAGCTGGCGACCTTACCGACGGCGCCAGCAACGTTTGGCGTGGCGACGGCGACTTGGGAACAGGCTGGTCAACAGGTGATAACGGCCGCCAATATTGCGGATCTAGCGGGACATCTGTTAGATGAACCCTTTTTAAATCAGGCGCTATTAGAAACGTTAACGCCAGCACAATGGCAACAACGCGTCATGGCACTATTAGCTGATCAATATCAGCTCACAACGACGGAGGCCGATGATGCAAATTAA
- a CDS encoding HIT family protein: MPAFEPKLDADCIFCKIINGDVPSYTIYEDNMVKAFLDISQGTPGHTLVIPKTHVPDLFAYDSDLASAVFARIPKIARAIKASDDRIIGMNVINNNGAVAYQSVFHSHFHLIPRYSDKDDFRMIFKDNSKKYDETDYTRLQNAIKTQLTD, encoded by the coding sequence ATGCCAGCTTTTGAACCCAAACTCGATGCCGATTGTATTTTTTGCAAAATCATTAACGGTGATGTGCCTAGTTATACTATTTATGAAGACAACATGGTCAAAGCCTTCCTAGACATTTCGCAAGGTACTCCCGGTCACACTTTAGTCATCCCTAAGACACATGTACCCGATCTATTCGCATACGATAGTGACTTAGCTAGTGCCGTCTTCGCCCGTATACCAAAGATTGCCCGGGCCATCAAAGCTTCTGATGACCGCATTATCGGCATGAATGTTATTAATAACAATGGTGCCGTTGCTTATCAATCGGTCTTCCATTCTCATTTTCATTTAATCCCTCGCTATAGCGATAAAGATGATTTCCGAATGATTTTTAAAGATAATTCTAAGAAATACGACGAAACTGACTACACGCGTTTACAAAATGCAATTAAAACTCAGTTAACCGATTAG
- a CDS encoding ABC transporter ATP-binding protein, producing the protein MALSVSHLVGGYSQIPVLKDISFQVEPGELVGLIGLNGAGKSTTINHIIGLLTPMKGSITLNDVTLSQDPQQYKQQLAYIPETPVLYEELTLKEHLEMTMLAYGLDQKVAWERAHTLLKTFRLDNKLSWFPANFSKGMKQKVMIVCAFITNAKLFIIDEPFLGLDPLAVHDLLALIATVKEQGAAVLMSTHVLDTAEKFCDRFVLLHSGEIQTQGSFEEIKANYPDAGESLNDIYLSLTGVTRDE; encoded by the coding sequence ATGGCATTATCAGTAAGCCATCTCGTTGGTGGCTATTCTCAAATTCCGGTCTTGAAAGATATTAGTTTTCAAGTTGAACCGGGTGAATTAGTGGGTTTGATTGGATTAAATGGGGCTGGTAAATCAACCACTATTAATCATATTATCGGGTTGTTAACGCCAATGAAAGGGTCGATTACATTAAATGATGTAACGTTATCACAGGACCCGCAACAATATAAACAACAATTAGCATACATTCCAGAAACGCCAGTCTTATATGAAGAATTAACTTTAAAAGAACATTTAGAAATGACGATGCTGGCCTATGGGCTGGATCAAAAAGTCGCGTGGGAGCGTGCACATACGTTGCTAAAAACATTTCGTTTGGATAATAAGCTGAGTTGGTTTCCGGCGAACTTTTCCAAAGGGATGAAACAAAAAGTAATGATTGTGTGTGCGTTTATAACTAACGCTAAGTTATTCATTATTGACGAACCTTTCTTAGGCTTAGACCCCTTAGCGGTACATGACTTGCTGGCGTTGATTGCGACTGTTAAGGAACAAGGGGCCGCAGTTTTAATGTCGACGCATGTGTTAGATACCGCTGAAAAATTCTGTGATCGGTTTGTTTTACTGCACTCCGGTGAGATTCAAACCCAAGGTAGTTTTGAAGAAATTAAAGCGAATTATCCAGATGCGGGGGAATCTTTGAACGATATTTATCTCAGCTTGACTGGGGTGACTCGAGATGAATAA